In a single window of the Terriglobus roseus genome:
- the rplT gene encoding 50S ribosomal protein L20, with the protein MPRVKRGTKRRDRRKKILRRASGYFLTKSKLYQAAQEAVERGLKFAYTGRKQKKRQFRSLWIVRIGAGARLNGMSYSTFISGLKKAGVELDRKVLSDIATRDAAGFAALAVTAKAANEKAKSERAAA; encoded by the coding sequence ATGCCCCGCGTTAAACGTGGCACAAAGCGCCGCGACCGCCGCAAGAAGATTCTTCGCCGCGCGTCCGGTTACTTCCTCACAAAATCAAAGCTCTACCAGGCTGCCCAGGAAGCTGTTGAGCGCGGACTCAAGTTCGCCTACACCGGCCGTAAGCAGAAGAAGCGCCAGTTCCGTTCGCTGTGGATCGTCCGCATCGGCGCAGGCGCCCGCCTGAACGGCATGAGCTACTCGACCTTCATCTCCGGCCTGAAGAAGGCTGGCGTTGAACTCGATCGCAAGGTCCTGAGCGACATCGCAACCCGCGATGCAGCCGGCTTCGCCGCCCTGGCCGTAACCGCCAAGGCAGCGAACGAGAAGGCCAAGAGCGAACGCGCTGCAGCGTAA
- the rpmI gene encoding 50S ribosomal protein L35 yields the protein MPKMKTHSGAAKRFSKTGTGKIKRGQTKKRHILTSKSTKVKRKLTRQAYVSDGDHAKVSRMIPYA from the coding sequence ATGCCTAAGATGAAGACCCACTCAGGGGCTGCAAAGCGCTTCAGCAAGACTGGCACCGGCAAGATCAAGCGCGGCCAGACGAAGAAGCGTCACATCCTGACCTCGAAGTCGACCAAGGTAAAGCGCAAGCTTACCCGTCAGGCTTACGTATCCGATGGCGATCACGCCAAGGTCAGCCGGATGATCCCCTACGCCTGA
- the gyrB gene encoding DNA topoisomerase (ATP-hydrolyzing) subunit B: MATETPLLDLQQTDPTNAAEPTAAPITSETGKPSYTSANIKILEGLEAVRLRPAMYIGSTTEAGLHHLVYEVVDNSVDEALAGHATRIDCIIHVDNSITVIDDGRGIPVDMKDLGNGEEMPAVQVVLTKLHAGGKFDASSYKVSGGLHGVGVSCVNALSEEFDVEIWRDGHTWQQDYSKGDPISALRQVGVSQKRGTKIHFLPDKTIFSVTEYNYDILAGRLRQLAFLNKGIMITLTDQRVTDAKTGEYKMAEFKYKGGIEEFIRHLNKGKVVLHEKPIYMEAERGQLVMEIALQYNDAYSETVFSFANNINTVDGGTHLSGFRTSLTRTINAAGQSLGLFKDQKEALSGDDVREGLVAVVSVKLPQPQFEGQTKGKLNSDIAGQVQSFVNERLGVFFEQNPQVAKKIINKAIDAARAREAARKARDLTRRKGALDGGGLPGKLADCSERQPDRCELYLVEGESAGGTAKQGRDRRFQAILPLKGKILNVEKARYDKMLGHEEIRAMITALGTGIGKDDFSLEKLRYGKLILMTDADVDGSHIRTLLLTFFFRHMLELIKRGHVYIAQPPLYKIKKGKFEQYVKDDRDFVKVMVKRAADGMVVRYGDGKQSLEGAELTKFMGSLNEYLGFFDKADKRFRNDQVTTAVAQLFANEGKEPAKRSDFETADKLHEMSTILKGMQREFQFKSVGEPVRDEEHGIWSLEYVDAQGAHRRIDYTAVSSPEMRLMLGKYATIREHLKPPFFVEYAVKGAANDSKAEIAAADEAEEAAETEGVNETIAAAPGTATEAKGAKRNSKVAQDPVEKKTPRELFEYVIEQGKKEYQVQRYKGLGEMTAEQLWETTMDPERRTLLQVRLEDIAATEEIFTTLMGEDVESRRRFIEENALDVKNLDI; encoded by the coding sequence ATGGCCACCGAAACGCCCCTGCTAGACCTGCAACAGACCGACCCGACCAACGCCGCTGAGCCCACCGCGGCACCCATCACGTCTGAGACGGGCAAGCCCAGCTACACCAGCGCGAATATCAAGATCCTGGAAGGGCTGGAGGCGGTGCGCCTGCGCCCGGCCATGTACATCGGCTCCACGACGGAAGCCGGCCTGCACCACCTGGTCTATGAGGTCGTCGACAACTCGGTCGACGAGGCGCTGGCGGGACACGCCACGCGTATCGACTGCATCATTCACGTCGACAACTCCATCACCGTCATCGACGACGGCCGCGGTATCCCCGTGGACATGAAGGACCTGGGTAACGGGGAAGAAATGCCGGCCGTACAGGTCGTACTGACCAAGCTGCACGCAGGCGGCAAGTTCGACGCCAGCAGCTACAAGGTCTCCGGCGGTCTCCATGGCGTCGGCGTAAGCTGCGTCAACGCACTCTCCGAAGAGTTCGACGTCGAGATCTGGCGTGACGGTCACACCTGGCAGCAGGACTACAGCAAGGGCGACCCCATCAGCGCGCTGCGCCAGGTAGGCGTCTCGCAGAAGCGCGGCACCAAGATCCACTTCCTGCCCGACAAGACCATCTTCTCCGTCACCGAATACAACTACGACATCCTTGCCGGACGTCTGCGCCAGCTTGCCTTCCTGAACAAGGGCATCATGATCACGCTGACCGACCAGCGCGTGACCGACGCCAAGACCGGCGAGTACAAGATGGCCGAGTTCAAGTACAAGGGCGGCATCGAAGAGTTCATCCGCCACCTGAACAAGGGTAAGGTCGTCCTGCACGAGAAGCCCATCTACATGGAGGCCGAACGCGGCCAGCTCGTCATGGAGATCGCGCTGCAGTACAACGATGCCTACTCCGAGACGGTCTTCTCGTTTGCGAACAACATCAACACGGTCGACGGTGGCACCCACCTCTCGGGCTTCCGCACTTCCCTGACCCGCACCATCAACGCTGCAGGACAGTCGCTAGGCCTGTTCAAGGACCAGAAGGAAGCGCTCAGCGGCGATGACGTCCGCGAAGGCCTGGTCGCCGTCGTCTCGGTCAAGCTTCCGCAGCCACAGTTCGAAGGCCAGACCAAGGGCAAGCTGAACAGCGATATCGCCGGCCAGGTGCAGAGCTTCGTCAACGAGCGCCTGGGCGTCTTCTTCGAGCAGAACCCGCAGGTCGCCAAGAAGATCATCAACAAGGCCATCGACGCTGCTCGCGCTCGCGAAGCCGCACGCAAGGCACGCGATCTGACACGCCGCAAGGGCGCGCTGGATGGCGGAGGCCTGCCGGGCAAGCTGGCCGACTGCTCCGAGCGTCAGCCCGACCGCTGCGAACTGTACCTGGTCGAGGGTGAGTCGGCAGGCGGAACCGCCAAGCAGGGCCGCGATCGCCGCTTCCAGGCCATCCTGCCGCTGAAGGGTAAGATCCTCAACGTCGAGAAAGCCCGCTACGACAAGATGCTGGGCCACGAAGAAATCCGCGCCATGATCACGGCGCTGGGCACCGGCATCGGCAAGGATGACTTCTCGCTCGAGAAGCTCCGCTACGGCAAGCTGATCCTGATGACCGATGCAGACGTCGACGGATCCCACATCCGCACGCTGCTGCTCACCTTCTTCTTCCGGCACATGCTGGAACTGATCAAGCGCGGCCACGTGTACATCGCGCAGCCACCGCTCTACAAGATCAAGAAGGGCAAGTTCGAGCAGTACGTGAAGGACGACCGCGACTTCGTAAAGGTCATGGTCAAGCGCGCGGCCGACGGCATGGTCGTCCGCTACGGCGACGGCAAGCAGTCTCTGGAAGGCGCCGAGCTCACCAAGTTCATGGGCTCGCTGAATGAGTACCTGGGCTTCTTCGACAAGGCAGACAAGCGCTTCCGCAACGACCAGGTCACCACCGCCGTCGCACAGCTCTTCGCCAACGAAGGCAAGGAACCCGCAAAGCGCAGCGACTTCGAAACAGCGGACAAGCTGCACGAGATGTCGACAATCCTCAAGGGCATGCAGCGCGAGTTCCAGTTCAAGAGCGTCGGCGAGCCCGTCCGCGACGAAGAACATGGCATCTGGTCGCTCGAGTACGTTGACGCGCAGGGCGCACATCGCCGCATCGACTACACCGCTGTCAGCAGCCCGGAGATGCGCCTGATGCTGGGCAAGTACGCCACCATCCGCGAGCACCTGAAGCCGCCGTTCTTTGTGGAGTACGCCGTCAAGGGCGCCGCCAACGATAGCAAGGCGGAGATCGCCGCAGCAGACGAGGCAGAGGAAGCAGCCGAGACCGAGGGAGTCAACGAGACGATCGCTGCCGCTCCCGGAACAGCAACCGAAGCAAAGGGCGCCAAGCGCAACAGCAAGGTCGCCCAGGATCCCGTCGAAAAGAAGACGCCGCGCGAGCTCTTCGAGTACGTCATCGAGCAGGGCAAGAAGGAATACCAGGTCCAGCGCTACAAGGGCCTTGGCGAGATGACGGCGGAACAGCTCTGGGAGACCACCATGGATCCCGAGCGCCGCACGCTGCTGCAGGTGCGCCTGGAAGACATCGCCGCAACGGAAGAGATCTTCACAACCCTGATGGGCGAGGACGTGGAATCACGCCGCCGCTTCATCGAAGAAAACGCGCTGGACGTAAAGAACCTTGATATCTAA
- the alkB gene encoding DNA oxidative demethylase AlkB → MALFLFATSPEPRAVTPIVLGPGAALLPGFALATEDAVLVSLARVIDASPLRNMETPGGHRMSVAMTNCGSLGWVSDRSGYRYVQADPATGKTWPTMPEAFVLLATLAAERAGYPGFIPNACLLNRYEIGTKLNLHQDRNEGDFTKPIVSVSLGLPATFLFGGERRTDPVTKIQVQHGDVAVWGGQSRLRFHGVAPIKRGEHIRLGSVRYNITFRFAG, encoded by the coding sequence ATGGCTCTTTTTCTCTTCGCCACGTCTCCCGAGCCAAGAGCGGTCACGCCGATCGTTCTGGGTCCGGGGGCAGCGTTGTTGCCGGGGTTTGCTCTGGCCACCGAGGATGCCGTTCTCGTTTCGTTGGCTCGTGTGATCGATGCTTCACCTTTACGAAACATGGAAACACCTGGAGGACATCGCATGTCAGTCGCGATGACCAACTGCGGGAGCCTCGGATGGGTTTCGGACCGGTCTGGTTACCGCTATGTGCAGGCCGATCCAGCAACCGGCAAAACTTGGCCTACGATGCCGGAGGCATTTGTCCTGCTTGCCACCCTAGCTGCGGAGCGCGCGGGCTATCCGGGATTCATTCCAAACGCATGTCTATTGAATCGCTACGAGATCGGAACCAAACTCAATCTTCATCAAGACAGGAATGAAGGCGACTTCACGAAGCCGATTGTGTCTGTTTCGCTGGGACTACCAGCAACCTTTCTCTTCGGTGGGGAGCGACGTACCGACCCGGTAACAAAGATCCAGGTGCAGCACGGGGACGTCGCCGTGTGGGGCGGACAATCACGGCTCCGATTCCATGGAGTGGCACCCATCAAGCGTGGAGAGCACATCCGTCTAGGCTCTGTACGCTACAACATTACCTTCCGGTTCGCGGGGTAG
- a CDS encoding 2OG-Fe(II) oxygenase, giving the protein MDVETCAASGRAGIANAHEAHIRNAGRNCFNFISSPEVPIATRYPEQHDAFIQRCHEAGQQRPTPLLLQYEAGDYNCLHQDLYGEHVFPIQVAFLLSEPGRDFTGGEFVLTEQRPRMQSRPEVVPLRQGDAVAFAVHHRPHQGTRGFYRVNLRHGVSRIRSGHRHVLGIIFHDAN; this is encoded by the coding sequence TTGGACGTCGAAACTTGCGCTGCAAGCGGACGTGCAGGGATCGCCAACGCCCACGAGGCGCACATCAGGAATGCAGGCAGAAACTGTTTCAACTTCATAAGTTCTCCTGAAGTACCTATCGCTACACGGTATCCCGAGCAACATGACGCTTTCATCCAAAGGTGCCATGAAGCTGGTCAGCAGCGGCCCACGCCCTTGCTACTTCAATACGAAGCCGGGGACTACAACTGCCTTCACCAGGATTTATATGGTGAGCATGTGTTCCCCATTCAGGTAGCGTTCCTCCTCTCCGAACCCGGCAGGGACTTTACGGGCGGGGAGTTTGTACTCACGGAGCAACGTCCTCGCATGCAGTCGCGCCCGGAGGTCGTTCCGCTTCGTCAGGGGGACGCAGTAGCTTTTGCTGTTCATCATCGGCCGCACCAGGGAACTCGAGGCTTCTACCGTGTCAATTTGAGACACGGTGTGAGCCGAATCCGCTCTGGCCATCGACACGTCTTGGGCATCATCTTCCACGACGCCAACTAG
- a CDS encoding NIPSNAP family protein yields MKLKQFLPAFLMCASWALAIPARPLAAQVSTSKVYELRIYTANAGKLAELEALLGAQGIRIFGKHGIQNVFDGTVLEGAPIDGADATNMLICILGHKSSAAANKDWAEVDADPAWKTAWAGAEKSGPLLSRPASSLLLEATSFTPVLEAPTAAGAPTRVFELRKYNTGAERLPAMVDEFQSGLAAILVKVGMTPILYTTAEDKSSFVYLLAHKDREAARASWTAFTPEFRPFMAQFNAKQAATAPPADPAAPPRRRTPDDNRFLVPTSFSPIR; encoded by the coding sequence ATGAAGTTGAAACAGTTTCTGCCTGCATTCCTGATGTGCGCCTCGTGGGCGTTGGCGATCCCTGCACGTCCGCTTGCAGCGCAAGTTTCGACGTCCAAAGTTTACGAGCTTCGCATTTACACCGCGAATGCAGGGAAACTTGCCGAACTCGAAGCACTCCTGGGTGCCCAGGGAATCCGCATCTTTGGGAAACACGGCATCCAGAATGTATTCGATGGCACGGTCCTTGAGGGCGCGCCGATCGACGGTGCCGACGCGACGAACATGCTTATTTGCATTCTTGGCCATAAGAGCAGCGCGGCTGCAAACAAGGACTGGGCAGAGGTCGACGCCGATCCTGCATGGAAGACTGCCTGGGCTGGTGCGGAGAAGAGTGGTCCGCTCCTGTCCAGGCCTGCTTCTTCCTTGCTGCTGGAGGCGACAAGTTTCACGCCTGTGCTTGAGGCACCCACGGCTGCCGGCGCTCCAACGAGAGTGTTTGAGCTTCGTAAGTACAACACCGGCGCGGAGAGGCTTCCGGCAATGGTGGATGAGTTTCAATCTGGCCTAGCGGCGATCCTTGTGAAGGTCGGGATGACACCCATCCTCTACACAACCGCCGAGGATAAGAGTTCGTTCGTCTACCTGCTTGCGCATAAGGATCGTGAGGCGGCCCGCGCGTCCTGGACGGCGTTCACGCCAGAGTTCCGCCCCTTCATGGCGCAGTTCAATGCCAAACAGGCAGCCACTGCACCACCTGCTGATCCCGCAGCGCCACCACGTCGGCGAACGCCGGACGACAACCGCTTTCTGGTACCCACGTCGTTTTCGCCGATTCGATAG
- a CDS encoding aldo/keto reductase: MRLEEAGIPLPAVLRRAGLPQNLFEQTSILVSTEELFALWRSIGEMSKDPSIGLLLGTETSIARFHPMGLAALSTASFGASIDHMARYKKLSAPEEILHETRAGEWAIQFRWTLAMEVEPAVLVEHCFAWVLTIAREGSGTRIKPLRVELVQPRKHTRALEKHFGCPVVTGSTRNAIIFRAEDSALPFVTRNAELLEMLAPQFEQQLKDRVSNEDHFLDLVRGAIQQRLTGHRPVVDDVARDLHMSPRTLQRRLQDIGSNYQRVLDEARHQMARYYLSNSVFELAEAAYLLGYEDATPSRGPSGRGRVCPRKTGGMHNGQQLPPAVPLQIRPQNEVKKKKENAVKKRMLGKSGLEVSALGLGCMGMSMNYGPAADRASMISLMRTAVDRGITFFDTAEVYGPFTNEDLVGEGLQPVRDKVIIATKFGFDIDPKTSERKGFNSRPEHIKQVAEASLKRLRTDVIDLFYQHRVDPNVPIEEVAGAVKDLIVEGKVKHFGLSEASAATIRRAHAVQPVAAVQSEYSLWARDPEEEVLPTCEELGIGFVPWSPLGQGFLTGKVDANTSFESGDVRSRFPRFTEEARKANQPIVDALNDIAAKKKGTPAQIALAWLLAQSPSIVPIPGTRKLTRLDENLASAEIELSAGDLEEISTILAEIPVQGGRGTGQEKYA; this comes from the coding sequence TTGAGGTTGGAAGAAGCGGGTATCCCTCTCCCTGCGGTACTTCGCAGGGCGGGGCTTCCGCAGAATCTCTTTGAGCAGACCAGCATCCTCGTCTCGACTGAAGAACTCTTCGCACTGTGGCGTTCTATCGGCGAAATGAGCAAGGACCCGTCCATCGGTCTGCTGCTTGGAACGGAAACCAGCATCGCCCGATTTCACCCAATGGGGCTTGCAGCGCTTTCCACGGCAAGCTTTGGAGCTTCTATCGACCATATGGCGCGATACAAGAAGCTCTCCGCACCGGAAGAGATTCTGCACGAAACCAGAGCCGGTGAATGGGCGATCCAATTCCGCTGGACACTGGCCATGGAAGTCGAGCCGGCCGTTCTCGTGGAGCACTGCTTCGCCTGGGTTCTGACGATCGCGCGGGAGGGCAGCGGAACCCGCATCAAGCCGCTTCGCGTGGAGTTGGTGCAACCTCGCAAACACACGAGAGCGCTTGAAAAACACTTCGGTTGTCCTGTGGTCACCGGTTCGACGCGGAACGCAATCATCTTCCGCGCGGAAGATTCCGCCCTCCCGTTTGTCACACGCAATGCCGAACTGCTGGAGATGCTCGCGCCTCAGTTTGAACAGCAATTGAAGGATCGTGTGTCAAATGAGGATCACTTCCTTGACCTGGTCCGGGGCGCAATCCAGCAGAGGCTCACCGGACATCGCCCGGTCGTGGACGATGTTGCAAGAGACCTGCACATGAGTCCCCGCACCCTCCAGCGACGCCTGCAGGATATTGGTTCCAATTACCAACGAGTTCTCGATGAAGCCAGGCACCAGATGGCTCGCTACTACCTAAGCAACTCGGTCTTCGAACTGGCCGAGGCGGCTTATCTGCTCGGGTACGAAGATGCAACTCCTTCGCGCGGGCCTTCCGGTCGTGGGAGGGTGTGCCCCCGAAAAACTGGCGGGATGCACAACGGGCAGCAGCTGCCTCCAGCAGTCCCCTTACAAATTAGGCCGCAAAACGAAGTGAAGAAGAAAAAGGAGAATGCAGTGAAGAAACGAATGCTTGGTAAGAGCGGTCTCGAAGTCTCGGCGCTTGGCCTTGGATGCATGGGAATGAGCATGAACTACGGACCCGCTGCGGATCGCGCGAGCATGATTTCATTGATGCGGACGGCAGTCGACCGTGGCATCACCTTCTTCGATACCGCAGAGGTCTATGGACCGTTCACCAACGAAGACCTTGTCGGTGAGGGGCTTCAGCCAGTCCGCGACAAGGTCATCATCGCCACCAAGTTCGGCTTCGACATCGATCCGAAGACCTCGGAGCGAAAGGGCTTCAATAGCCGTCCGGAGCATATCAAGCAGGTTGCCGAAGCATCGCTGAAGCGTCTGCGTACCGACGTGATCGACTTGTTCTACCAGCATCGTGTTGACCCGAATGTTCCGATCGAAGAGGTTGCCGGTGCCGTGAAGGACTTGATCGTTGAAGGCAAGGTCAAGCACTTCGGATTGTCGGAAGCGAGCGCCGCCACTATCCGGCGTGCACACGCTGTGCAGCCCGTTGCTGCGGTGCAGAGCGAATACTCTCTCTGGGCGCGAGATCCCGAGGAAGAGGTGCTGCCGACATGTGAAGAACTCGGCATCGGCTTCGTCCCCTGGAGCCCTCTCGGTCAGGGCTTTCTTACCGGCAAAGTAGACGCCAACACGTCCTTCGAGAGCGGTGATGTTCGTAGCCGCTTCCCACGCTTTACGGAAGAGGCTCGCAAGGCCAACCAGCCGATTGTGGACGCGCTGAACGACATTGCAGCCAAGAAGAAGGGCACCCCAGCGCAGATTGCACTAGCCTGGCTACTTGCTCAGAGCCCCTCGATTGTTCCTATCCCCGGCACCCGCAAGCTCACCAGGCTGGACGAAAATCTGGCATCGGCAGAGATCGAGCTCTCCGCAGGCGACCTGGAAGAGATCTCCACGATCCTCGCGGAGATTCCGGTGCAAGGCGGCCGCGGCACTGGACAAGAAAAATATGCCTGA
- a CDS encoding SDR family oxidoreductase, producing MKTEVIVVIGAGGIGMAIARRQGFGKHILLADFNETLLAAAAKQLEEASYQVSTLKVDVSSRESVRALADKAASLGSVINLVNAAGVSPNMAPPERVLAVDLCGSAVVFEEFERVIAEGGSALIVSSMAGHMMPSLSKDQNYALAFTPADDLLKLPFLNADAVPNSMVAYIMSKRANHLRVQASSISWGKRGARVNAISPGIILTPLALHELNSPIGDMYRAMIEASPAKRMASPDEIAVAANFLLGPDAGFVTGSDLLIDGGVISAMLAGLLPTP from the coding sequence ATGAAGACTGAAGTGATCGTAGTCATTGGTGCTGGCGGAATTGGAATGGCGATCGCTCGCCGCCAAGGCTTCGGCAAACACATTCTGTTGGCTGACTTCAACGAGACGCTGTTGGCTGCCGCCGCGAAGCAGCTCGAGGAGGCGAGCTACCAGGTTTCCACTTTGAAGGTCGATGTCTCTTCGCGCGAGTCCGTGCGCGCTCTAGCAGACAAGGCGGCGTCGCTCGGAAGCGTGATCAACCTAGTCAACGCGGCAGGCGTATCCCCGAACATGGCTCCTCCAGAGCGTGTTCTCGCGGTGGACCTCTGCGGCAGCGCAGTGGTATTCGAAGAGTTTGAGCGCGTGATTGCCGAAGGCGGTTCAGCGCTGATTGTGTCCAGCATGGCTGGCCACATGATGCCGTCGCTGTCTAAAGATCAGAATTATGCTCTTGCCTTTACACCTGCGGATGACCTCCTGAAGCTACCTTTCCTGAATGCGGACGCGGTGCCGAACTCGATGGTCGCCTACATCATGTCCAAGCGGGCGAACCATCTGCGCGTGCAGGCCTCCAGCATCAGCTGGGGCAAGCGTGGAGCACGTGTCAACGCCATCAGCCCCGGCATCATCCTGACGCCGCTCGCGCTGCATGAACTGAACTCGCCTATTGGCGACATGTATCGCGCCATGATCGAGGCTTCGCCCGCGAAGCGCATGGCCTCGCCTGATGAGATCGCGGTTGCCGCGAATTTCCTCCTCGGCCCAGATGCTGGCTTTGTCACCGGCAGCGACCTCCTGATCGATGGTGGTGTTATCTCCGCCATGCTCGCTGGGCTGCTGCCTACACCCTAG
- a CDS encoding alpha/beta fold hydrolase: MDTITVKDGTKIYFKDWGTGQPIFFHHGWPLSSDDWDAQMMFFLEQGYRVIAHDRRGHGRSTQTATGNDMDTYAADVDEVVTALKLSNVIHVGHSTGGGEVIRYVARHGKGRVAKAVIISAIPPAMVKSVRNPNGIPIEVIDGIRKSVATNRAQFYEDITLSFYGFNRPGVAPVQGIRDNWWRQAMMGGIKAEYDCVKAWSESTFYDDLAIIDVPVLVLHSEDDQLAPFATTGEVAAQLLKHGTLKSYPNFPHGMTTTQAEQINADVLAFIKL; the protein is encoded by the coding sequence GTGGATACCATTACCGTCAAAGACGGCACGAAGATCTACTTCAAGGATTGGGGTACTGGTCAGCCGATTTTCTTTCACCACGGATGGCCGCTTTCGTCAGACGATTGGGACGCACAGATGATGTTCTTCCTGGAGCAAGGCTACAGAGTCATCGCGCACGACCGTCGCGGCCATGGACGCTCCACCCAGACTGCGACGGGAAACGATATGGACACTTACGCTGCGGACGTCGACGAAGTTGTGACGGCGCTCAAGCTGTCGAATGTGATTCACGTCGGCCATTCCACCGGCGGTGGCGAAGTCATTCGGTATGTTGCACGCCATGGCAAGGGACGCGTGGCGAAGGCAGTCATCATCAGCGCCATTCCGCCGGCGATGGTGAAGTCAGTGAGAAATCCGAACGGCATTCCAATCGAAGTGATTGACGGCATTCGGAAGAGTGTGGCCACCAATCGCGCGCAGTTCTATGAGGACATCACCCTATCTTTCTACGGATTCAACCGCCCCGGCGTTGCACCTGTACAGGGCATTCGCGACAACTGGTGGCGACAGGCAATGATGGGCGGCATCAAGGCGGAATACGACTGCGTCAAGGCTTGGTCCGAATCAACGTTTTACGACGACCTCGCGATCATTGACGTTCCCGTCCTTGTGCTGCACAGCGAAGACGACCAGCTTGCACCATTCGCCACCACGGGCGAGGTTGCGGCTCAACTCCTTAAACATGGCACCCTGAAGTCTTATCCCAACTTCCCCCATGGGATGACAACCACCCAGGCAGAGCAAATCAACGCTGATGTGCTCGCATTCATCAAACTGTAG
- a CDS encoding DsrE family protein, translating into MRNIHALKGMAMSSTERVLHIDIPVLLPEVKAVFSIASLSFEGDLPASMFHLQLIQQDIDAWNAVSELYAVFHTNAGHVTLNDETYNVERKITTGNPYKYLIAGLVQNGVHVELCGATAKAHNWVNADLLPDIRINTDAMARIIQLAQQGFEQIAE; encoded by the coding sequence ATGCGCAACATCCATGCTTTGAAAGGAATGGCCATGTCTTCGACAGAACGAGTCCTTCACATCGATATTCCGGTTCTACTTCCGGAGGTAAAAGCAGTCTTCAGCATCGCGAGTTTATCGTTTGAGGGCGATCTCCCTGCTTCCATGTTTCACCTGCAACTTATCCAGCAGGACATCGATGCGTGGAATGCAGTGTCCGAACTCTACGCAGTCTTCCACACAAACGCCGGCCACGTGACGCTGAACGACGAGACCTATAACGTTGAGCGGAAAATCACTACCGGCAACCCATACAAATATCTCATCGCCGGCCTCGTGCAGAACGGGGTTCATGTCGAATTGTGCGGCGCGACAGCCAAGGCGCACAACTGGGTCAACGCCGACTTGCTCCCGGACATCAGGATCAACACAGATGCAATGGCGAGAATCATCCAGCTCGCTCAACAGGGATTCGAGCAGATCGCCGAATAG
- a CDS encoding MBL fold metallo-hydrolase, producing MIREATSAQITVTPLRRNISIVEGAGGNIAVLDGKDGKLLVDAGFSVSRKRLSEALASLGPQPITHLINTHWHIDHTDGNAWINAAGAEIIAHHNTLKHLSVDTPVEGWQFTFPAVPMAARPSIVFDSHLEIRLNDAQLDLNYYQPAHTDSDISVRFAEADVIHVGDTWWNGFYPFIDYSTGGSIDGKILATKNNIAAVTQNTIIVPGHGPVSNRAKLIEYFEMLSTIRENVARLKKDGRTLEDTVMAKPTLAFDPVWGNFLITPAKFTGLVYRGV from the coding sequence ATGATCCGGGAAGCGACCTCAGCTCAGATCACGGTCACACCCCTCAGACGCAATATCAGCATCGTGGAGGGAGCTGGCGGCAACATCGCCGTCCTCGACGGGAAAGATGGAAAGCTCCTCGTAGACGCGGGCTTCAGTGTCTCGCGGAAGCGGTTGAGCGAAGCATTGGCATCGCTGGGTCCGCAGCCAATCACACACCTCATCAACACGCATTGGCATATCGATCACACTGACGGGAACGCCTGGATCAATGCGGCCGGTGCCGAGATCATCGCGCATCACAACACCCTCAAGCATCTTTCTGTCGACACTCCCGTGGAAGGTTGGCAATTCACCTTCCCTGCTGTCCCTATGGCGGCACGCCCGTCCATTGTCTTTGACTCACACCTTGAGATCCGTCTGAATGACGCCCAATTAGATCTCAACTATTATCAGCCGGCACACACGGACAGTGACATTTCCGTCCGCTTCGCGGAGGCGGATGTTATCCACGTCGGCGACACGTGGTGGAACGGCTTCTATCCGTTCATTGATTACTCCACCGGAGGAAGTATTGATGGCAAAATCCTCGCGACGAAGAACAACATCGCTGCAGTAACGCAGAACACGATCATCGTTCCCGGGCACGGCCCTGTTAGCAATCGCGCAAAACTCATTGAGTATTTCGAGATGCTCAGCACCATTCGAGAGAACGTCGCCAGGTTGAAGAAAGATGGCCGCACCTTGGAAGACACGGTCATGGCAAAGCCCACACTTGCCTTCGATCCCGTCTGGGGGAATTTCCTCATCACGCCGGCCAAATTCACAGGGCTCGTCTACCGGGGCGTCTAG